Proteins encoded within one genomic window of Candidatus Poribacteria bacterium:
- a CDS encoding FAD-binding oxidoreductase: MNSNRKKVVIVGAGVIGAAIAYHLSQRDGIAVTLLERDIPGAGASGHSFAWANAFGKEPRDYHTLNRRSLDMWYRLAHQLDADIGIHYGGEMRWENNPQHATQLRQRIQQIQRWGYPCRLITRDEMLTLEPHLHLETVAAASFSEADIHIETDRFINVCLRRGRETGVVVHPQTSVTGFVIRNGSIVAVKTTDAEFSSDIVVLASGVQTTELASLVHTHIPQQRSPGIVIETTPCAKVLHNVAIIHAPPKDENHQHLHLRQMADGSLRIGQGTQEGINRDDSQQHADALLARAKTYLPAIANAEAIPTPVGYRPMPLDGFPVLGFTEAVQNLYIALMHSGVTLAPLVGEMATLEIADDVRVDWFAPYRPERFR; this comes from the coding sequence ATGAACTCTAATAGAAAAAAAGTTGTAATAGTAGGGGCAGGGGTTATCGGTGCCGCGATCGCGTATCATCTGTCCCAACGCGATGGAATCGCTGTGACGCTTCTGGAGCGTGACATTCCCGGTGCTGGGGCATCTGGACACTCTTTCGCGTGGGCAAACGCCTTTGGAAAGGAGCCGCGTGACTACCATACCCTCAACCGGCGTTCGTTGGATATGTGGTACCGACTCGCCCATCAACTTGATGCGGATATAGGTATTCACTATGGCGGCGAAATGCGGTGGGAAAACAATCCACAACATGCGACGCAGCTACGTCAACGCATTCAACAAATTCAGAGGTGGGGTTACCCGTGTCGGCTCATTACCCGTGATGAGATGTTGACACTTGAACCACACCTACACCTCGAAACCGTAGCAGCAGCATCTTTCTCAGAAGCGGATATCCACATTGAGACCGATAGATTCATTAATGTGTGTCTCCGACGCGGGCGCGAAACGGGTGTGGTGGTGCATCCACAAACCAGTGTTACTGGGTTTGTTATTCGTAATGGTAGTATCGTTGCTGTCAAAACCACCGATGCCGAATTTTCGTCCGATATTGTTGTCTTAGCAAGCGGTGTTCAGACGACCGAACTCGCCTCCTTAGTGCATACGCATATTCCGCAGCAACGGAGTCCGGGTATCGTTATTGAGACAACGCCGTGTGCTAAGGTTTTACACAATGTTGCGATCATTCATGCCCCTCCGAAAGATGAGAATCATCAGCACCTTCACCTCCGACAAATGGCTGACGGGAGTCTTCGGATCGGGCAGGGTACACAAGAAGGGATAAACCGTGATGATTCGCAACAGCATGCCGATGCGCTCCTCGCTCGTGCCAAAACCTATTTGCCAGCGATAGCAAATGCTGAGGCAATTCCAACGCCAGTGGGGTATCGTCCAATGCCGCTTGATGGGTTTCCGGTCCTTGGGTTTACCGAAGCAGTACAAAATCTGTATATAGCATTGATGCACAGCGGTGTGACATTAGCACCCTTGGTAGGTGAAATGGCGACCTTGGAAATTGCTGACGATGTGCGGGTGGATTGGTTCGCACCGTATCGACCAGAGCGATTTAGATAG
- a CDS encoding ABC transporter substrate-binding protein, producing the protein MNTKKFTPFAFLFAIAALIVGFSACDRVSQIVQPTTPQMTEDSENISIGVVLPLTGRLSASFGIPISQGFELALDEINAAQHDGVQLKLIIEDDGSTIEGAVEGFNKLIHQDGVSVILGPSTSGQTEEVFPIAQENQVVAISPTSSARGLSALGDFVFRVSLATNVLIPSGIEATQAKLGYQQAATLYDETDPFSTDGDEAVREVLAAKGVEVVATETFQGGDTDFSEQLTRIQALDPDVIFVSSLPPEKPGILTQGHQLGISAPFIVRTLTGGDVQAAGAAAEGAMTFIGWGAAVDTPQNQAFVENYTATFGMEPSNYAARSYATFYILAEALAKVHSTNSAAIRDALASIKDFDTILGKFSFDAHGEAVYAPKILVVKDGELVLFE; encoded by the coding sequence ATGAACACTAAAAAATTTACACCATTCGCATTTTTATTTGCGATTGCTGCATTAATTGTCGGATTTTCCGCGTGTGATCGAGTTTCCCAGATTGTTCAACCTACCACACCTCAGATGACGGAAGATAGTGAAAATATTTCCATCGGTGTCGTCTTACCGTTGACAGGTCGGCTCAGTGCCTCGTTTGGCATCCCAATATCGCAAGGCTTTGAATTGGCACTCGATGAGATTAACGCCGCACAACACGACGGCGTACAACTCAAACTCATCATTGAAGACGATGGAAGCACTATAGAGGGTGCGGTTGAGGGTTTTAACAAACTGATTCATCAAGACGGAGTATCTGTTATCCTCGGACCTTCTACCTCAGGCCAAACCGAAGAAGTTTTCCCGATTGCCCAAGAGAATCAGGTAGTGGCAATAAGTCCGACATCCTCCGCTCGCGGTCTCAGCGCGCTGGGTGATTTTGTTTTTCGCGTCTCACTTGCCACAAATGTGCTGATACCAAGCGGCATTGAAGCAACACAGGCGAAACTCGGTTATCAACAAGCTGCTACGCTCTATGATGAAACTGATCCTTTCTCTACTGATGGAGATGAGGCAGTGCGGGAGGTACTGGCGGCGAAAGGGGTTGAAGTGGTCGCCACTGAAACCTTCCAAGGGGGGGATACCGACTTTTCTGAACAGTTAACCCGAATCCAGGCACTGGATCCTGATGTTATCTTTGTTTCATCTTTACCCCCAGAAAAACCTGGCATCCTCACCCAAGGGCATCAACTCGGTATATCCGCTCCCTTTATCGTGCGCACATTAACCGGAGGAGATGTGCAAGCGGCAGGTGCGGCTGCTGAAGGAGCGATGACTTTTATCGGATGGGGTGCCGCTGTTGATACACCACAAAATCAAGCATTTGTGGAAAATTATACCGCCACATTCGGTATGGAACCGAGCAATTATGCTGCGCGCTCGTATGCGACATTTTATATTTTGGCGGAGGCACTCGCGAAGGTACACTCAACCAATTCTGCCGCGATTCGAGACGCGCTCGCAAGTATTAAAGATTTTGATACAATTTTAGGTAAATTCTCTTTTGATGCTCACGGGGAGGCGGTTTACGCCCCGAAAATCCTGGTTGTCAAAGATGGCGAATTGGTGCTCTTTGAGTAG
- a CDS encoding DUF1080 domain-containing protein, with protein sequence MLDARKFSLMQFVTRIAISVSILIFISVLLSFGGEILDDFDDGDTEGWERSPQNEDSKSFWGIEKGNTFVTFDPKGIVWSEAISQFNFTGEGLNIGDPSKWTDYDVEVDLRHKEVANFPGGVRGRVDLETGSHYVVWLYPGSAKMNLFSNPGWDINTGLQNHGEAPYKPEVDEWHTVKLSFSGATIKVFYDGKMMIETKDNQYKSGTVALGNQDKIVDYDNVRITGPDIPNFNASAVEPEDKLTITWGQIKSSF encoded by the coding sequence ATGTTAGATGCAAGAAAATTTTCGCTGATGCAATTTGTTACGCGAATTGCTATTTCTGTTTCTATCTTGATTTTTATATCGGTTCTCCTTAGCTTTGGCGGGGAAATCCTTGATGACTTTGATGATGGCGATACGGAAGGCTGGGAACGTTCGCCACAAAATGAAGATAGCAAGTCCTTTTGGGGCATAGAGAAAGGGAACACTTTTGTCACTTTCGATCCAAAGGGGATCGTGTGGAGCGAAGCGATCTCCCAGTTCAATTTCACTGGCGAAGGGTTAAACATTGGGGACCCAAGCAAATGGACAGACTATGACGTGGAGGTAGATTTGCGGCACAAAGAGGTAGCCAACTTCCCAGGTGGCGTTCGTGGACGCGTTGACCTTGAAACAGGTTCCCATTATGTTGTCTGGCTATATCCAGGATCGGCAAAAATGAATCTGTTTAGTAATCCAGGCTGGGACATTAATACCGGTCTGCAAAACCACGGTGAAGCTCCTTATAAGCCCGAAGTGGATGAATGGCACACGGTCAAATTGAGTTTTTCAGGTGCCACCATTAAAGTCTTCTATGATGGGAAGATGATGATTGAAACAAAGGATAATCAGTACAAAAGTGGAACGGTAGCACTCGGTAACCAAGACAAAATCGTGGATTACGATAACGTCCGCATCACTGGTCCCGATATTCCCAACTTTAATGCAAGTGCTGTCGAACCAGAAGATAAATTGACGATAACTTGGGGGCAGATAAAGTCGTCGTTTTAG
- a CDS encoding Gfo/Idh/MocA family oxidoreductase, whose product MTTEAKSPVRWGILSTANIATKVARAIHLAGNADLIAVASRTEERAAAWGREHNVSTTYGTYDALLADDSLDAIYIPLPPSLHAEWTIKAAEHGKHVLCEKPLAANADEAIAMADACHQNGVQLMDGVMWVHHERTAAMKRKLTDDTLGRLRRVTAAFTFNWDTIPVGNIRAMKEFAGGSLGDLGYYCVRAILWAFEEMPTQVFATARYKVGVDFNLAGILWFSDERIATLDCGFDTGLRKWFEVAGTRASIVCDDFTVPTSEDSARFWVHGPDGNEQNTIEGGIQEATMIERFSHIVQSRNLEEKWAEVAVNTVRVCDALLESDRRKEVVEL is encoded by the coding sequence ATGACAACTGAAGCAAAATCACCGGTCCGTTGGGGAATTCTCAGCACAGCAAACATCGCGACAAAAGTCGCCCGTGCGATTCATCTCGCTGGGAATGCTGACTTAATAGCCGTCGCGAGTCGGACCGAAGAACGTGCCGCTGCATGGGGACGAGAGCATAATGTCTCTACGACCTACGGCACCTACGATGCCCTCCTCGCTGATGACTCACTTGATGCCATCTACATTCCCTTACCGCCCTCACTTCACGCCGAATGGACAATCAAAGCCGCCGAACACGGCAAACACGTCCTCTGTGAGAAACCGCTCGCTGCAAACGCTGATGAGGCGATCGCAATGGCAGATGCTTGTCACCAGAATGGGGTGCAACTCATGGATGGTGTTATGTGGGTTCACCATGAGCGCACCGCGGCGATGAAACGGAAACTAACAGACGACACCCTCGGACGACTCCGGCGCGTGACAGCGGCATTTACCTTCAATTGGGACACAATTCCTGTCGGGAATATCCGGGCGATGAAAGAGTTCGCAGGTGGAAGTCTCGGAGATTTAGGCTACTACTGTGTCCGTGCGATTCTCTGGGCATTCGAGGAGATGCCAACACAGGTGTTCGCGACGGCGCGTTACAAAGTCGGCGTGGATTTTAATCTTGCGGGTATCCTCTGGTTCAGCGATGAACGCATTGCTACCCTGGATTGTGGGTTTGACACAGGGCTCCGAAAGTGGTTCGAGGTCGCTGGCACGCGCGCCTCAATCGTTTGTGATGATTTCACCGTCCCTACTTCTGAGGACTCTGCTCGATTTTGGGTGCATGGACCCGACGGAAACGAGCAGAACACGATTGAGGGAGGTATCCAAGAGGCCACAATGATTGAACGGTTCTCTCATATCGTGCAATCTCGGAACCTTGAGGAAAAGTGGGCTGAAGTGGCAGTAAACACAGTGCGCGTCTGTGATGCATTACTTGAATCGGATCGGCGTAAAGAAGTGGTCGAACTCTAA
- a CDS encoding phytanoyl-CoA dioxygenase family protein, which yields MAYLTEADKTFFKENGYLIVRGALGQEAIDAALDRLWEAMDEDRNDPESWIRKGYRTVPVGSEEVISGTTYNNRVFAMAEELVGMDKLNTSGGAGPHINFPDPDRKWNEPMGHLDGYHTPTNGVPKGVVGSFTLGATVYLSTVEKHGGGFTVWPGSHQIWAEYFRHHDLDSLPGGIAPFDLGPSYEFTGKAGDVCFWHHQMSHTAGPNCGRNVRIACISRYRRRDLDQIKFETPDDMWKYWDGIS from the coding sequence ATGGCATATTTAACGGAAGCAGACAAGACTTTCTTTAAAGAAAACGGTTATCTGATTGTGCGCGGTGCCCTGGGGCAGGAAGCGATTGATGCCGCGCTTGACAGACTCTGGGAAGCAATGGACGAAGACAGAAATGACCCCGAATCGTGGATACGCAAGGGGTATCGCACAGTACCTGTTGGCAGTGAAGAAGTTATCAGCGGTACAACATACAACAACCGAGTCTTCGCTATGGCAGAGGAGCTTGTCGGTATGGACAAATTGAATACGAGCGGTGGTGCGGGACCGCATATCAATTTTCCGGATCCAGACAGGAAATGGAATGAACCGATGGGGCACCTTGATGGTTACCACACGCCTACGAATGGTGTGCCGAAAGGGGTCGTTGGTTCGTTCACGCTTGGTGCTACCGTTTATCTCAGCACAGTTGAAAAACATGGCGGCGGATTTACTGTCTGGCCAGGAAGCCATCAGATTTGGGCAGAATACTTCAGACACCATGACTTAGATAGCCTCCCAGGGGGTATCGCCCCCTTTGATTTAGGACCGAGTTACGAATTCACTGGTAAGGCAGGTGATGTTTGTTTCTGGCATCATCAGATGAGCCACACTGCTGGTCCGAACTGTGGTCGCAACGTCCGAATTGCATGTATTAGTAGGTACCGCCGAAGAGATCTCGATCAAATTAAGTTTGAGACTCCTGATGACATGTGGAAATATTGGGACGGGATTTCATAG